The nucleotide sequence GGCGACGACCCGGACGGCGGCGACGGCCGCAAGAAGGACTGACAGTGAGGATGTGTGGTGGCTCCTCCGCCGGGTCTGACTCACGGACTGACCGACGCCGACTGGCTGTCCTTTAGCGGATTTGTCGGCCTGGTGGGAGGGGTCATCGCACGCGACCGGACGGGCGTTCGTGACCGTGTGTGAGCTTGGCCAAGGAGCCCCGCCACGGTCTTGTCCGCACGGCCGCCCGGCGGGCAGTGTTCGTACGGGGTGGGGCGAACGACACCGGTGGGGCAACCCCGGGGTGTCCGGCGACCGGATGCCGTCGCGATCGTGCGCGTGACGCGGTTGACCTGTCCGCGGGGGTTGTCCTGGCGACGGCCGACTGCTGGCATGGGAATGACCGCGCATCCGACCCAAGGACTCGACCATGGCTGAGAGCCACGAGCAACGCACCAAGCAGCGAGAAGCGGAGATTGACCTCGCCGACGCCGTCGGCCTCTCCTTCCCGCGACTGGACCCGCCCAGCCCGGCAACGCGCCGGGACAGAGCCCGAGAAGCCGTAGCACGCGCCCACGCCGCGATGAACGAACCGTCCCCGCAGACACGGGGCCCGGAGCGCGACGGCCCCAGTCGGGACCGTTCCCGGGGCTGACCCGGTGTGAGGGAACGGGCCCTCGGGAGTACCCGAACGGTGAGTCTGGGGGTCGAGTAGGAACGGAACAGAGACTGCAGTTTGGTGTCACATGAGTTGACACCCGCTGTGGGAGGCGTGTTCCCTCGGCCGGATGGACGAGATCGGCGATCCCCGGTGGGGTTCCTGCGGTCGGATGTGGTGCGGTTCTGTGCGGAGCTCGAAGAGCTCGCGCCTGCGGTCCGGTTGCGGCTGGTGGAGGAGTTGCGGGGTATCGCACGAGCAGGTCCGGCGCCTGCTCACAGAGCCGCGTCCGAAGGACGGCGACGGATCGGTCAGTTGACCGGTGTCTCGCTGCGTTCGCTGCGCAGCCGTCTCAGGCGTCCGGCGGCGAGGTCGGCCGGGAGGGCGAAGTGGTAGCGGCCGATCATCCGGATGTGGTCGTGCCCAAGCGGGGAAAGGCGCGCGAGATCGGCGTCGGCGATGTGGCGGCCCTGGGGGCGCAGTTGGTCGACGGCTTCTTGGATGTAGACCGAGTTCCACAGCACGCAGGCGTTGAGGACGAGGCCGAGGGTGCCGAGTTGGTCTTCCCGGCCTTCGGTGTGCTTCTGGCGGAGTTCGCCCTTCTGCCCGTAGAAGATGCGGCGGGCGAGTTCGTGGCGGGACTCCTGCCGGTTGAGCTGCGTGTTGATCTTCCGGCGGAACAGTTCGCTGTGGTGGTACCGCGCGAGGAAGGCGGACCGCGAGGCGTCCGAGCTGGATGACGGCGCGGCCGAGTGGGCTGGGGCGTCCGCTGCCGGCGAGGACGGGGAGGATCTCGGAGGCGCGGACGGTGCCTTCGCGCAGTGACCCGGCCAGGCGGAGCAGGTCGTCCCAGTGGTTCAGGATTGTGGAGAGCCGGAGGCGGGCGAGCTGGTGCAGGCGGCCGGCGGGTATCGCCGTGAGGTTCCACCCGTGGGCGCCGAGGGCGTGCAGTTCGAGGTAGCGGTCGAGCGCCTTGCCGACCCCGGGGCCGGAGACCTCGCGCGGGGAATGCCGCAGCCGGTCCGGCTTCGAGATGCGGCGGCGCCCTTCGACCCGCAGCAGCGCCTCCAGTTCGGCGCGTTCGGCATGGGCCGGAGATGCGGCGACGACGCGCCAGGTGCGGCGTGCGGTGCGTTCGCGGATGGAGGAGACAGCCGCTCCAGCACGGTCGCGCCGGGCAGC is from Yinghuangia sp. ASG 101 and encodes:
- a CDS encoding DUF4158 domain-containing protein, with the protein product MVEYVAEQLGLAPAALAGYGTERTRCDHQQAIKDGYRYQDLAGPAWWKLSRWLWDRAWSGNERPIALFDLATLYLVENKVLLPGATVLERLSPPSANAPHAAPGASSPHLRPMPNAPNWRRCCGSKGAAASRSRTGCGIPRARSPAPGSARRSTATSNCTPSAPTGGTSRRYPPAACTSSPASGSPQS